Below is a genomic region from Candidatus Nitrosocosmicus arcticus.
TTCTCGTATCAAAAAAATGTTTTTTGATTTCTTAAAGATAGTGTCACAATCTCCAATATTGGTAAAGAAATTTGACATTAAGTATACAAATAACTTTTTCTCTAGCTGGAAAACGGTGAGATTATATGAGGCTTCTAAGGTTCATGCTAAAAGGCTTGCATCAAATACGGGCCAATTTGGGTCTGATGTGATGAAAATGCTCTTAGAGGGAACTCACATTACTACTGATGATTACACTCAGGCCAAAAAACAAATAACAAAAACTAAGCATGAATTTATGAAACTTTTTCATAGCGGAATTAACGCGATTCTAATACCAACCACTGTTATCCTGGCGCCCAAACTACGGAAAGTTGATATAAAATCTGATGATCTCCAACTAAACGTCCGGGAGGCTTTACTAAGGAATACCCTATTATTCAACAGTATTGGAATACCTGCAATTACAATTCCACTGGGATTTGTTACCGAAAAGGAAATTATACTTCCAGTGGGCCTTCAAATAATCGGCCCCCCTCGTGGAGATCATTTAGTTTTGTTTGTGGCACAAAAGTTGGAGGAACTTGTTGGATCAAGTGGTATGTTGAATCCTGTTATTAGGAAAGATGTCTAGTTTTAATTCAACTATTTATCATCAAGGAAAAAGATCAAAATTTAGTTTATTAATTTTTACATGCAATGATTGACTGTATCTTGTTATTTGATACTTTCACATGATGCCCCACAGATAATCCATCAATGGAGTATAGTATCTAACTTTAGATCAATATGTATTGAGAATGAAAATTTAAAGTATAGTAAATTCAATTAGAAGATGAGTAATCTAATGGACAAAAAACTACTTCTAGAAGAAATGAATGCAGCTCAGGTTAAAAATGTGGTCAATACCAATTCAATTGCTTTCATTGTTCTCGGTTCATGTGAAAATCACGGGGACCACCTACCTTTTGGCTCTGACTCTATATTTCCCTCTAATCTTGCTAAAATCATATTAGAAAATATTAGCAAGAATAATCCTTCTTCAGATCATAACTATTTAATTTTACCAGTCATGCCTTACGGAGTTAGTATACATCACAATGATTTTCAAATGACTTTGAGTCTAAAATTTTCTACAATGATATCTGTGATCGAAGACGTACTAGATAGCCTGGCAAAAAATGAAATCAAAAAAGTACTTATAATAAATGGTCATGACGGTAATATTGCACCAATAGAAGTAGCTTCTCGAAATTTAAAAGACAAGTATTCCGATATGGTTATTGCTTGTCTTGAATCATGGTGGGTACTCGTTGGACAAAAAAACAAGAATATTTTCAATATATGGAATGGGCTAGGTCATGGTGGAGAAGCAGAAACTTCTGCGATGATGACCATAAGACCTGATCTAGTTGACATAAAGTCTGCTCCGGAACAGATTATTCCAAACCTACCGGGAGATGATATTCGACTCTACTGGAAATTTAGTGAATTAACCAGAACTGGAGCAACTGGTGCCCCCAAAGAGGCATC
It encodes:
- a CDS encoding creatininase family protein encodes the protein MSNLMDKKLLLEEMNAAQVKNVVNTNSIAFIVLGSCENHGDHLPFGSDSIFPSNLAKIILENISKNNPSSDHNYLILPVMPYGVSIHHNDFQMTLSLKFSTMISVIEDVLDSLAKNEIKKVLIINGHDGNIAPIEVASRNLKDKYSDMVIACLESWWVLVGQKNKNIFNIWNGLGHGGEAETSAMMTIRPDLVDIKSAPEQIIPNLPGDDIRLYWKFSELTRTGATGAPKEASVQKGQEIINILERVVLDFINKMNHSNWKYGVSTNNLE